From the genome of Bifidobacterium asteroides, one region includes:
- the rpsD gene encoding 30S ribosomal protein S4, whose translation MTNIQRARRQVRLSRALGIALTPKAQRLFEKRPYGPGEHGRSRRRTESDYAVRLREKQRLRAQYGVSEKQLRAAYERGTHESGQTGAAMLRELECRLDNLVLRAGIARTTAQARQYVVHRHILVDGNIVDRPSYRVKPGQTIQVKPKSQTMVPFQIAAEGVHRDVLPAVPGYLDVDLASLKATLVRKPEPEEIPVQVNIQYVVEFYAR comes from the coding sequence ATGACTAACATTCAGCGTGCGCGTCGCCAGGTCCGCCTGTCCCGCGCTCTGGGCATCGCCCTGACCCCCAAGGCCCAGCGCCTGTTCGAAAAGCGCCCCTATGGCCCAGGCGAACACGGCCGCAGCCGCCGTCGCACCGAGTCCGACTACGCTGTCCGTCTGCGCGAGAAGCAGAGGCTGCGCGCCCAGTACGGCGTCTCCGAGAAGCAGCTGCGTGCCGCCTACGAGCGGGGCACCCACGAGTCCGGCCAGACCGGTGCAGCCATGCTTCGCGAGCTGGAGTGCCGCCTGGACAACCTGGTCCTGCGCGCCGGCATCGCACGCACCACGGCCCAGGCTCGTCAGTACGTGGTCCACCGCCATATCCTGGTCGACGGCAACATCGTGGACCGTCCTTCCTACAGGGTCAAGCCCGGTCAGACCATTCAGGTCAAGCCCAAGAGCCAGACCATGGTGCCCTTCCAGATCGCCGCGGAAGGCGTCCATAGGGACGTGCTGCCTGCAGTCCCCGGCTACCTGGACGTGGACCTGGCCTCCCTGAAGGCCACCCTGGTCCGCAAGCCTGAACCGGAGGAGATCCCGGTTCAGGTCAACATTCAGTATGTGGTCGAGTTCTACGCTCGCTGA
- the aroC gene encoding chorismate synthase: protein MLRWQTAGESHGEALVAMMEGLPAGVAVSTKDIESALARRRLGYGRGARMGFEQDKVRLLTGVRHGRTLGSPVAVEIGNTEWLKWERIMSVDELPADQEPPATGRNAPLTRPRPGHADLTGMRKYGFTDARPVLERSSARETASRVALGSVAADFLQQALGIRTVSHVISIAGVGLEGHEATPGPEDGPALDASPVRTLDKDAEKRMVARIDQIKKDGDTAGGVFEVIAYGVPAGLGTYVEDDRRLDAALASAFMGIQAIKGVEIGDGFSEADRPGSQAHDEMEPGPDGTIRRLSNHAGGLEGGTSNGQPIRVRAAMKPISSVPRALRTVDVATGQPAQAIHQRSDVTAVPAAAVIGEAMMNLTLARFALEKFGGDSLEEVRRNAQAYLQSWPEHLR from the coding sequence ATGTTGCGCTGGCAGACGGCAGGGGAATCCCACGGAGAGGCCTTGGTGGCCATGATGGAGGGTCTGCCCGCCGGTGTCGCCGTGTCCACCAAGGATATCGAATCGGCCTTGGCCCGTCGTCGGCTGGGCTATGGCCGTGGGGCCAGGATGGGATTTGAGCAGGACAAGGTGCGACTGCTGACCGGAGTCAGACATGGACGGACGCTCGGTTCACCAGTGGCCGTCGAGATCGGCAACACGGAGTGGCTCAAGTGGGAGCGGATCATGAGCGTGGACGAGCTGCCTGCCGATCAGGAGCCCCCGGCGACCGGTCGCAACGCCCCTCTGACCAGGCCCAGGCCAGGCCATGCCGATCTGACTGGTATGCGCAAGTACGGGTTTACGGATGCGCGTCCAGTCCTTGAGCGCTCATCTGCCAGGGAGACCGCCTCCAGGGTGGCCTTAGGATCGGTGGCTGCCGACTTCCTGCAGCAGGCCCTGGGCATACGGACCGTTTCCCACGTCATCTCCATAGCCGGGGTCGGGCTGGAGGGGCATGAGGCTACGCCCGGCCCTGAAGACGGACCCGCCCTGGATGCCTCTCCGGTCAGGACCTTGGACAAGGACGCTGAGAAGCGGATGGTGGCCAGGATCGACCAGATCAAGAAGGACGGCGACACCGCCGGTGGGGTCTTCGAGGTCATCGCTTATGGCGTGCCTGCAGGACTGGGCACTTATGTGGAGGACGATCGGCGTCTGGATGCGGCCTTGGCCAGCGCCTTCATGGGCATTCAGGCCATCAAGGGCGTGGAGATCGGAGATGGATTCAGCGAGGCTGATCGCCCAGGATCACAGGCCCATGACGAGATGGAGCCCGGTCCTGACGGCACCATCCGCAGACTCAGCAACCACGCGGGCGGCCTGGAGGGTGGCACATCCAACGGCCAGCCCATCAGGGTGAGGGCCGCCATGAAGCCTATCTCTTCGGTGCCCCGAGCCCTGCGGACGGTGGATGTGGCCACCGGCCAGCCTGCCCAGGCTATCCATCAGCGTTCCGACGTGACTGCAGTGCCTGCCGCCGCAGTGATCGGCGAAGCCATGATGAACCTGACGCTGGCACGATTCGCCTTGGAGAAGTTCGGCGGCGACTCGCTCGAGGAGGTTCGGCGCAACGCCCAGGCCTACCTCCAGTCCTGGCCCGAGCATCTGCGGTAG
- the alaS gene encoding alanine--tRNA ligase codes for MRTSEIAKRFLDYFQGKDHLVVPSASLISPNPTTLFTIAGMVPFIPYLLGEQTPPKNRMASNQKCVRTLDIDEVGKTTRHGTFFQMLGNFSFGDYFKEEAIHYAWDLLTKPQDQGGYGFDPETIWVTTYTDDDEARSLWKNEGFDPEHMEILGMEDNFWTTGGPGPGGPCSEIYVDRGPAYGKEGGPSADENRYIEIWDLVFENYEVDNVRSKTDLHIVGELEHKNIDTGAGLERLAYLLQGKQNIYETDEVYPVIQAAESLSGRHYGDDAQDDVRFRVVADHVRSALMIMSDGVRPSNVGRGYVLRRLLRRTIRSMKMLGVDQEVLPQLFPVSKEAMALSYPELNDTFSDVSESAYGEELSFRRTLDKGTTLLDTAVNKAKSGKGEPEVSGKDAFTLHDTYGFPIELTLEMAAEQGVKVDQDEFRKLMNEQKSRARADAMKKRHNVDLSVYDDMRKSLAEPQVFLGYTDFSSRSTVLGIIQEGKGAVPAVKAPAQVEVILDRSPFYAEAGGQLADQGEILADDGAVLEVDDVQKPIKGLTIHRCRLTEGTLTLQAKVTATIDRNRRGAIARSHTATHMVHKALREELGPQATQRGSEDAPNRLRFDFQWSQAPSRQAMDAVESRVNDRLRDNLAVTTQEMKYDDAIALGAMHLFGEKYGDVVRVVSIGEDGWSRELCGGTHVDHVGKIGAVSIMSEASVGTGVRRVDAVVGQGAYEYNAREHALVSQLSDKLNARPDELESRISTLLAKLKESDRRLAATYEQQMAQAVPELANHALHAPGEVKIASRNMEHFGSVDALRKTVTDLRARMGDEYPVVVALAGVSEDEKPVIFVATNQAARDRGLRAGDLVRKASKVLGGGGGGKPDFAQGGGQDASAIDRALKALSDQVREG; via the coding sequence ATGCGCACATCGGAAATCGCCAAGCGTTTCCTCGATTATTTCCAGGGCAAGGATCATCTGGTGGTTCCCTCCGCCTCCTTGATTTCGCCCAATCCCACCACGCTCTTCACCATCGCCGGCATGGTTCCCTTCATCCCCTACCTGCTGGGGGAGCAGACCCCGCCCAAGAACCGCATGGCCAGCAATCAGAAGTGCGTGCGTACCCTGGACATTGATGAGGTGGGTAAGACCACCCGTCACGGCACCTTCTTCCAGATGCTGGGCAACTTTTCCTTCGGCGACTACTTCAAGGAGGAGGCCATCCACTATGCCTGGGATCTGCTGACCAAGCCCCAGGACCAGGGCGGCTACGGCTTCGACCCCGAAACGATCTGGGTCACCACCTACACCGACGATGACGAGGCTCGTTCACTGTGGAAGAACGAGGGTTTCGACCCAGAGCACATGGAAATCCTGGGCATGGAGGACAACTTCTGGACAACCGGCGGCCCCGGCCCCGGCGGACCGTGCTCCGAGATCTACGTGGATCGCGGCCCTGCCTATGGCAAGGAGGGCGGCCCTTCGGCAGACGAGAACCGATACATCGAGATCTGGGATCTGGTCTTCGAAAACTACGAGGTGGACAATGTCCGATCCAAGACAGACCTGCACATCGTGGGCGAGCTGGAGCACAAGAACATCGATACCGGTGCCGGACTGGAGCGTCTGGCCTACCTGCTTCAGGGCAAGCAGAACATCTATGAGACCGACGAGGTCTACCCTGTCATCCAGGCGGCCGAGAGCCTGTCTGGTCGGCACTACGGCGACGACGCCCAGGATGACGTGCGCTTCCGTGTGGTGGCCGACCATGTCCGCTCGGCCCTGATGATCATGAGCGACGGAGTCCGCCCCAGCAACGTCGGTCGTGGCTACGTGCTGCGTCGTCTGCTGCGCCGGACCATCCGCTCCATGAAGATGCTGGGCGTGGACCAGGAGGTTCTGCCTCAGCTCTTCCCAGTCTCCAAGGAGGCCATGGCCCTCAGCTATCCGGAGCTGAACGACACCTTCTCTGATGTGTCCGAATCGGCCTATGGCGAGGAGCTGTCCTTCCGCCGGACCTTGGACAAGGGAACCACCCTTCTGGATACTGCCGTCAACAAGGCCAAAAGCGGGAAGGGCGAACCTGAGGTGTCCGGCAAGGATGCCTTCACTCTGCACGACACTTATGGGTTCCCCATCGAGCTGACCCTGGAGATGGCTGCCGAACAGGGAGTCAAGGTCGATCAGGACGAGTTCCGGAAGCTCATGAACGAGCAGAAGTCCAGGGCTCGCGCCGATGCTATGAAGAAGCGGCACAACGTGGACCTGAGCGTCTACGACGATATGCGCAAGAGTCTGGCCGAGCCTCAGGTCTTCCTGGGCTACACTGACTTTTCCAGCCGGTCAACCGTCCTGGGCATCATCCAGGAGGGCAAGGGAGCGGTTCCGGCTGTCAAGGCACCTGCCCAGGTTGAGGTGATTCTGGACCGCTCGCCCTTCTATGCCGAGGCCGGCGGTCAGCTAGCCGACCAGGGTGAGATACTGGCCGACGATGGGGCCGTCCTTGAAGTGGACGACGTGCAGAAGCCCATCAAGGGGTTGACTATCCACCGTTGTCGGCTGACCGAAGGGACGCTGACCCTGCAGGCCAAGGTCACGGCCACCATCGACCGGAACCGGCGCGGCGCCATCGCCCGCTCACACACCGCAACGCACATGGTCCACAAGGCCTTGCGAGAGGAACTGGGTCCCCAGGCCACGCAGCGCGGTTCTGAGGATGCGCCCAACAGGCTGCGTTTCGACTTCCAGTGGTCGCAGGCCCCCAGCCGCCAGGCCATGGATGCGGTGGAATCCCGCGTCAACGACCGCCTGCGAGACAACCTGGCCGTGACCACGCAGGAGATGAAGTACGACGATGCCATCGCCCTGGGCGCCATGCACCTGTTCGGGGAGAAGTATGGCGACGTGGTCCGTGTGGTCTCCATTGGCGAGGACGGCTGGAGTCGTGAGCTCTGCGGGGGAACCCATGTGGACCACGTGGGCAAGATCGGCGCGGTCTCCATCATGTCCGAGGCCTCGGTGGGCACCGGCGTTCGTCGTGTCGATGCCGTAGTGGGTCAGGGGGCGTACGAGTACAACGCCCGTGAGCACGCCCTGGTCTCACAGCTCTCAGACAAGCTCAACGCCCGCCCTGACGAGCTTGAGTCTAGGATCTCTACCCTGCTGGCCAAGCTCAAGGAGTCCGATCGCCGACTGGCAGCAACCTATGAGCAGCAGATGGCCCAGGCTGTGCCAGAGCTGGCCAACCATGCTCTGCACGCCCCAGGCGAGGTCAAGATCGCCTCTCGGAATATGGAGCATTTTGGCTCGGTCGATGCCCTGCGCAAGACGGTAACCGACCTGCGGGCCCGCATGGGCGATGAATACCCGGTTGTGGTTGCTTTGGCCGGTGTCAGCGAGGATGAGAAGCCCGTCATCTTTGTAGCCACCAACCAGGCTGCACGTGACCGTGGTCTTAGGGCCGGCGACCTGGTCAGGAAAGCATCCAAGGTCCTGGGAGGCGGCGGTGGTGGCAAGCCTGACTTCGCCCAGGGTGGCGGCCAGGATGCTTCAGCCATTGATCGGGCTTTGAAAGCCCTAAGCGATCAGGTCCGAGAGGGCTGA
- the mltG gene encoding endolytic transglycosylase MltG, whose translation MADDMQEFFQDKVQWVADGQAPVSAMPPRPPRSRREMRRRRERRKHRKQIMIVLIALAVVLATFCVVILVGGLRHGAPRIVATKEVAPDYPGPGGQPLEFTVESGQGADQVGANLVKAGVVKSTAAFLHAITSTQSESRLLPGTFDLRLRMKASDVVAILTDRSKAGGFLQVRAGERVRDVVARAAQLSGVPQGDFDALIQAKGEDILPQEARGNFEGWLQPGEYDVRKAGSAKAILSNLVSKRIEHLDQLGVPGGQDRQTILNTASITEAEVNKSEYYNKVARVIENRLAKGMPLGMDSTVAYSNNVSALKLTDAMLKNANDPYNTRVHPGLPPGPIGSPGDEAIQAAMHPESGDWLYFVTVNMDTGETRFSDNPDQFNRDVKEYKAWESQHNEQSK comes from the coding sequence TTGGCCGACGACATGCAGGAATTCTTCCAGGACAAGGTCCAATGGGTTGCCGACGGGCAGGCCCCGGTTTCCGCTATGCCGCCACGTCCTCCTCGTTCACGTCGTGAAATGCGCCGTCGGCGCGAAAGACGCAAACATCGCAAGCAGATCATGATCGTCCTCATTGCCTTGGCTGTTGTGCTGGCCACCTTCTGCGTGGTGATCCTGGTGGGCGGGCTGCGCCATGGCGCCCCCCGGATCGTAGCCACCAAGGAGGTAGCCCCCGACTATCCAGGCCCTGGCGGACAGCCCCTGGAGTTCACAGTCGAGAGCGGCCAGGGGGCTGATCAGGTGGGTGCCAATCTGGTCAAGGCCGGGGTGGTCAAGTCCACGGCCGCCTTCCTGCACGCCATCACCAGCACCCAGTCCGAATCCCGGCTCCTGCCCGGCACCTTCGATCTGCGTCTGCGAATGAAGGCCTCGGATGTGGTGGCCATTCTGACCGACCGAAGCAAGGCCGGAGGCTTCCTGCAGGTGAGAGCGGGCGAACGGGTCCGCGATGTGGTTGCCCGGGCCGCCCAGCTTTCCGGTGTTCCGCAGGGCGATTTCGACGCCTTGATCCAAGCCAAGGGCGAGGACATCCTGCCCCAGGAGGCACGGGGCAACTTCGAGGGATGGCTGCAGCCAGGTGAGTACGATGTGCGCAAGGCCGGATCGGCCAAGGCCATCCTGAGCAACCTGGTCTCCAAGCGGATCGAGCACCTGGACCAGTTGGGCGTGCCCGGGGGCCAGGATCGGCAGACTATACTCAACACGGCCTCCATCACCGAGGCCGAGGTCAACAAGTCGGAATACTACAACAAGGTGGCCCGGGTCATTGAAAACCGATTGGCCAAGGGAATGCCCTTGGGCATGGACAGCACCGTGGCGTACTCCAACAATGTCTCTGCCTTGAAGCTGACCGATGCCATGCTGAAGAATGCCAACGACCCCTACAACACCAGGGTCCACCCGGGCCTGCCGCCAGGCCCCATCGGCAGCCCTGGAGACGAGGCCATTCAGGCGGCCATGCACCCTGAGTCTGGCGACTGGCTCTATTTCGTGACCGTCAACATGGACACGGGAGAGACCAGGTTCAGTGACAACCCAGATCAGTTCAACCGCGATGTCAAGGAGTACAAGGCCTGGGAGTCCCAGCACAACGAGCAGAGCAAGTAG
- a CDS encoding TetR/AcrR family transcriptional regulator — protein sequence MARNAHPELTQERIIKAATELFTRQGYDKTSMQDIINATGGLSKGAVYHHYQSKEDLFDAVANRLMSTVSETTSKAHARSKQDTALKQLQSLFSPERARKRLEAADLMFREFNPKANPKMIGMEFTALVDERDDFVDLIKQGNQEGSMHVDHVEQTAEIFRLLANMWLLPFFRRGTQAELRTRAACFFSILQGLGIPLEDQGFSDLLASFGTDAKGGGKEKTEGEGSI from the coding sequence ATGGCCCGCAATGCTCACCCTGAACTGACGCAAGAGCGAATCATCAAAGCCGCTACCGAGCTCTTCACCCGCCAAGGCTACGACAAAACCAGCATGCAGGACATCATCAATGCAACAGGAGGCTTGAGCAAGGGAGCTGTTTACCATCACTACCAGTCCAAGGAAGACCTCTTCGACGCTGTGGCCAATAGATTGATGAGCACTGTGAGCGAGACGACCAGCAAGGCCCATGCCCGGTCGAAGCAAGACACGGCTTTGAAGCAGCTGCAGTCGCTCTTCTCTCCCGAGCGGGCGCGAAAGAGGCTGGAGGCCGCGGATCTGATGTTCCGCGAATTCAACCCAAAGGCCAATCCTAAGATGATCGGCATGGAATTCACCGCCTTGGTGGATGAGCGGGACGACTTTGTCGACCTGATCAAGCAGGGCAACCAGGAGGGTTCAATGCATGTGGACCACGTCGAACAAACTGCAGAGATCTTCCGCCTGCTGGCTAATATGTGGCTCCTTCCCTTCTTTCGTAGGGGAACACAGGCGGAACTGCGCACCAGAGCCGCTTGCTTTTTCTCTATCCTGCAGGGCCTGGGCATCCCCCTGGAGGACCAAGGGTTCTCCGACCTGCTGGCCTCCTTCGGCACCGATGCCAAAGGGGGCGGCAAAGAAAAGACCGAAGGCGAGGGGAGCATATGA
- a CDS encoding DUF948 domain-containing protein has translation MGVGEIAGLIAAIAFAILAGFLIYPLIRLGKLFDQLAQTIKQAGDHVVPTLDESASTVTQLNQTLTDINRISAAASTTAGNVGALTDLYGSMLGKPVIKVAAFLYALRKTISSFLSGGRGNAESNPSTAKKTNDGQGNEGRTR, from the coding sequence ATGGGCGTAGGAGAGATTGCCGGCCTGATAGCGGCCATTGCTTTCGCTATCCTGGCGGGGTTTCTGATCTATCCCCTGATTCGTCTAGGGAAGCTCTTCGACCAGTTGGCGCAGACCATCAAGCAGGCGGGCGACCATGTGGTGCCCACCCTGGATGAGTCCGCCAGCACGGTCACTCAGCTCAACCAGACCCTGACCGACATCAATCGCATCTCCGCAGCGGCCTCGACCACGGCAGGCAACGTCGGCGCCCTGACCGACCTGTATGGATCAATGCTGGGCAAGCCGGTCATCAAAGTGGCAGCCTTCCTCTATGCCCTGCGCAAGACGATCTCGTCATTCCTTTCAGGTGGTCGCGGCAACGCCGAATCCAATCCCTCCACAGCAAAAAAGACCAATGACGGTCAAGGGAACGAGGGGAGGACCCGCTGA
- a CDS encoding histidine phosphatase family protein, protein MLLHLYAVRHGQTYFNRYNRLQGWSNSPLTSSGLEDADRAGQRLSKVSFAAAYCSDTTRAQETVRRILDQNQSENKPEPVSDSHFREQFYGYFEGQDMALAWWAAGAPHGAGTYQQIVDQFGLAATRDFLKEADPFGDAESDSEYWTRIAGGFALIAADPHLKDGDRVLLISHGNTLLSLVNRFGGGRYDTSCRPSNGSVTVFDFDTEAPFERALQVQSFNR, encoded by the coding sequence ATGTTGCTCCATCTGTATGCTGTCCGCCATGGACAGACTTATTTCAACCGCTACAACCGTCTCCAAGGCTGGTCCAACTCGCCCTTGACCTCATCGGGGCTCGAGGATGCTGATCGTGCGGGCCAAAGATTGAGCAAAGTGAGCTTTGCGGCCGCCTACTGTTCGGACACTACACGCGCCCAGGAGACAGTCCGCAGAATCCTGGACCAGAACCAGTCGGAGAACAAGCCTGAGCCGGTCAGCGACAGTCACTTCCGCGAGCAGTTCTATGGCTATTTCGAGGGGCAGGACATGGCCTTGGCCTGGTGGGCTGCAGGCGCGCCACATGGAGCAGGAACCTACCAGCAGATTGTGGACCAGTTCGGTCTGGCCGCCACCAGGGACTTCCTCAAGGAGGCCGACCCCTTTGGCGATGCGGAGTCCGACAGCGAGTACTGGACGCGCATTGCCGGCGGATTCGCCTTGATTGCAGCCGATCCGCATCTGAAAGATGGCGACCGCGTCCTGCTGATCTCGCACGGCAACACCCTGCTCAGTCTGGTCAACCGCTTCGGCGGCGGTCGTTACGACACCAGCTGCCGCCCGAGCAACGGAAGCGTCACAGTATTCGACTTTGATACGGAAGCCCCCTTTGAGCGCGCCCTGCAGGTTCAGTCCTTCAACCGCTGA
- a CDS encoding bifunctional shikimate kinase/3-dehydroquinate synthase has translation MIESSSMPKAVVIGMPGAGKTRLGRETAALIKVPFRDTDQCVEEEVGLSVSEIFDSQGEQAFRGMETRTVLDLLKDFPSGILSLGGGAPMSIEVFQALQDYRRAGGAVVYLQIDPEEGISRAAHSDRRPLLRGGASERWMALYRERRSVYQGLATITLKSRNTTPWALARRLADALTERVVHVSGPYPYDVRIGTGVTGRLHELLGDQTMRVALIHTQPVQRHSDHARALLRQAGYQVVDLTIPDAEAGKTIQVSQGIWERLATEGFTRSDAVVGLGGGAATDQAGFIAATWMRGIRYVNCPTSLLAMVDASTGGKTGINMEQGKNLVGSFYTPAGVLADLRTLRTLPNEIFVEGLGEVAKSGFIMDGGILRELEERADCLRAFDGQESDQWLGTVVQDLIERTVEVKARHVSVDLKESGLREFLNYGHTLGHAIEKIEHFTWRHGQAVSVGMVFAAELARITGHLDQEAVDYHRQLLSSLGLRTWWDGGDFDHVLTLMHRDKKARGNKLRFIILDGLGKPTHLDDPPVSALKEAFQAIRKEE, from the coding sequence ATGATTGAAAGCAGCAGCATGCCCAAGGCCGTCGTCATCGGCATGCCCGGTGCGGGCAAGACCCGTCTGGGCAGGGAGACGGCCGCCCTGATCAAGGTGCCCTTCCGGGATACGGACCAATGCGTCGAGGAAGAAGTAGGTCTGTCGGTCAGCGAGATCTTCGACAGCCAGGGTGAGCAGGCCTTCCGCGGTATGGAGACCAGGACGGTCCTGGACCTCTTGAAGGATTTTCCCAGCGGCATCCTGTCCCTGGGAGGCGGTGCTCCCATGAGCATCGAGGTCTTCCAGGCGCTGCAGGACTATCGGCGGGCTGGCGGTGCTGTGGTCTACCTGCAGATCGACCCTGAGGAGGGGATCAGCCGAGCGGCTCACTCGGATCGTCGTCCCCTTCTTCGCGGCGGCGCATCGGAGCGCTGGATGGCTCTCTATCGTGAGCGTCGCAGCGTCTACCAGGGGCTGGCTACCATCACCCTCAAATCCAGGAACACCACCCCCTGGGCCCTAGCCCGACGGCTAGCCGATGCCTTGACTGAGCGGGTGGTTCACGTCAGCGGTCCCTATCCCTATGATGTGAGGATCGGCACCGGGGTGACCGGGCGACTGCATGAGCTGCTTGGCGACCAGACCATGAGGGTGGCCCTGATTCACACCCAGCCGGTCCAGCGTCATTCCGACCATGCCCGGGCCCTGCTTCGCCAGGCCGGGTATCAGGTGGTGGATTTGACCATTCCCGACGCGGAGGCAGGCAAGACCATCCAGGTCAGCCAGGGTATCTGGGAGCGCTTGGCCACCGAGGGCTTCACCCGTTCCGACGCGGTTGTGGGATTGGGAGGGGGAGCGGCCACAGACCAGGCCGGGTTTATCGCCGCTACTTGGATGCGCGGCATCCGCTATGTGAACTGCCCCACCTCCCTGCTGGCTATGGTTGATGCCTCCACCGGAGGTAAGACCGGCATCAACATGGAGCAGGGCAAGAATCTGGTAGGCAGCTTCTACACCCCTGCCGGCGTCCTGGCTGATCTGCGGACTCTGCGGACCCTGCCCAACGAGATCTTCGTAGAGGGCCTGGGAGAAGTGGCCAAGTCCGGTTTCATCATGGACGGAGGTATTCTGCGTGAGCTGGAGGAGCGGGCTGACTGCCTGCGAGCCTTCGACGGACAGGAGTCTGACCAGTGGCTGGGCACGGTGGTCCAGGATCTGATCGAACGCACCGTGGAGGTCAAGGCCCGGCACGTCTCAGTGGATCTCAAAGAGTCCGGCTTGCGGGAGTTCCTCAACTATGGCCACACCTTGGGCCACGCCATCGAGAAGATCGAACACTTTACCTGGCGGCATGGTCAGGCCGTCTCAGTGGGCATGGTCTTCGCGGCCGAGTTGGCCAGGATCACCGGCCATCTGGATCAGGAGGCGGTCGACTACCACCGGCAGCTTCTGTCTTCCCTGGGCCTTAGAACCTGGTGGGATGGTGGCGATTTCGACCATGTGCTGACCCTTATGCATCGGGACAAAAAGGCCCGTGGCAACAAGTTGCGGTTTA
- the ruvX gene encoding Holliday junction resolvase RuvX has product MGSQTGVWLGVDLGEARVGLALSDPELSLAFPAGNIQVQGDYFQALDQVEDLIMDKCVSKVVVGHPLLLSGQAGRSAKKAARWVRALTGRLHEVAQDAGVAPGQLPSVVLRDERLTTVSAHRQLYDARVDGRRHRPVVDQQSAVVLLQSALDDRRADKEC; this is encoded by the coding sequence GTGGGATCACAGACAGGCGTGTGGCTGGGGGTGGATCTAGGCGAAGCCAGGGTGGGTCTGGCCCTGTCGGACCCGGAGTTGTCCTTGGCCTTTCCCGCTGGTAACATCCAGGTCCAGGGTGACTATTTTCAGGCCTTGGACCAGGTGGAAGACCTGATTATGGATAAATGTGTGTCCAAGGTCGTAGTCGGACACCCCCTGCTGCTGAGCGGCCAGGCTGGTCGCAGCGCCAAAAAGGCGGCCCGTTGGGTGAGAGCCCTGACCGGCCGCCTGCATGAGGTTGCACAAGATGCTGGCGTTGCCCCTGGACAGCTGCCCAGTGTAGTATTGCGAGACGAACGACTGACGACCGTCAGCGCCCACCGTCAGCTTTATGATGCCCGCGTGGACGGGCGAAGACATCGTCCGGTGGTCGATCAGCAGTCCGCTGTTGTGCTGTTGCAGTCGGCCCTGGACGACCGACGTGCCGACAAGGAGTGCTAA